A stretch of Gemmatimonas aurantiaca T-27 DNA encodes these proteins:
- a CDS encoding ATP-dependent Clp protease ATP-binding subunit, with the protein MNGYNFTERVRKVLAMAREEAARLHHEYVGTEHILLGLIREGEGVAAAVLQNLNVDLDDVTLKIEETVKKGKAAQATGPDLPYTSRAKKVLELAMAEARDLNHSYVGTEHLLLGLLREEKGIAAQVLTDAGVNLEAARAETLRLLGTEMPQTGEKPQAEKAGTVPPAAAPAKGDKKSKTPALDHFCRDLTQLAAEGQLDPTIGRAKEIERVMEVLSRRKKNNPVLIGEPGVGKTAIVEGLAQLISANDCPDSLRDHRVLSLDMAAVIAGTKYRGQFEERLKAVMNEIAQNKQIILFIDELHTLVGAGAAEGAIDASNMLKPALARGELQCVGASTLNEYRKYIEKDGALERRFQTVVVEPPSIDETVQILQGLKKKYEDHHRVNIPDATLLAAAKLSERYITDRFLPDKAIDVIDEAGARARLAAQVPPAEVADLKEQLEKINTEKEAAVRDQNFERAASLRDNERELQAEIRRKQEEWEQRRQSFRPTLGEEEIAFIVSRWTGIPVTRLQEAETSRLLRMEDELHGTVVGQDEAIKALARSIRRSRAGLKDPRRPIGSFIFSGPTGVGKTELARALAKFLFADTSALIRVDMSEYMEKFSVSRLIGAPPGYVGYEDSGTLTKAVRRKPYSVVLLDEIEKAHPDVFNILLQVLDEGHLTDNYGRVIDFKNTVVIMTSNVGAKDITKGKSLGFATKDSRGDFERIAEKVKEEMGRVFNPEFLNRLDDVIVFHPLGKEHIGQIVSILFGDVQKRLAEEELTIKLTPEATEFLVDHGHDEHFGARPLKRAIQRYVEDPLSEKILTGEYSRGDEIEVGVSTTEKEKLEFRVLTPTPQAS; encoded by the coding sequence ATGAACGGCTACAACTTCACCGAGCGGGTGCGGAAGGTCCTGGCCATGGCGCGCGAAGAAGCGGCGCGCCTGCACCACGAATACGTGGGCACCGAGCATATCCTGCTGGGCCTCATCCGCGAGGGTGAGGGGGTTGCGGCAGCAGTGCTGCAGAACCTCAACGTCGATCTCGACGACGTCACGCTGAAAATCGAGGAGACGGTCAAGAAGGGGAAGGCGGCGCAGGCCACCGGCCCCGATTTGCCGTACACATCCCGCGCCAAGAAGGTGCTCGAGCTGGCCATGGCCGAGGCGCGCGATCTCAATCACAGCTACGTCGGCACCGAACACCTGCTCCTGGGCCTGCTCCGTGAGGAGAAGGGCATTGCCGCGCAGGTGCTCACGGACGCCGGCGTGAATCTCGAGGCCGCGCGCGCGGAAACGCTGCGCCTGCTGGGCACCGAGATGCCGCAGACCGGGGAGAAGCCGCAGGCCGAGAAGGCTGGCACGGTTCCGCCGGCCGCTGCACCGGCCAAGGGCGACAAGAAGTCCAAGACGCCGGCGCTCGATCACTTCTGCCGCGACCTGACGCAACTGGCAGCCGAAGGCCAGCTCGATCCGACGATTGGCCGCGCCAAGGAAATCGAGCGCGTCATGGAAGTGCTGTCACGCCGCAAGAAGAACAACCCGGTGCTCATCGGCGAACCCGGTGTGGGCAAGACGGCCATCGTGGAAGGGCTGGCACAGCTCATCTCGGCCAACGACTGCCCGGATTCGCTGCGCGACCATCGGGTGCTTTCACTCGATATGGCTGCGGTGATTGCCGGTACCAAGTACCGCGGTCAGTTCGAAGAGCGTCTCAAGGCGGTGATGAACGAGATCGCGCAGAACAAGCAGATCATTCTGTTCATCGACGAATTGCACACGCTGGTCGGCGCTGGTGCGGCCGAAGGCGCGATCGATGCGAGCAACATGCTGAAGCCGGCGCTTGCGCGCGGTGAGCTGCAGTGTGTGGGCGCGTCGACGCTCAACGAATACCGCAAGTACATCGAGAAGGATGGCGCGCTCGAGCGTCGTTTCCAGACCGTCGTGGTGGAACCGCCTTCAATCGACGAGACCGTGCAGATCCTGCAGGGGCTCAAGAAGAAGTACGAAGACCATCACCGCGTGAACATCCCGGATGCGACGCTGCTGGCCGCTGCGAAGCTGTCCGAGCGGTACATCACGGACCGCTTCCTGCCGGACAAGGCGATCGACGTGATCGACGAGGCGGGAGCACGGGCACGTCTGGCGGCGCAGGTGCCGCCGGCCGAGGTGGCCGATCTCAAGGAACAGCTCGAGAAGATCAATACCGAGAAGGAAGCGGCGGTCCGCGATCAGAACTTCGAGCGCGCGGCGTCGCTGCGTGACAACGAACGCGAGTTGCAGGCCGAGATCCGGCGCAAGCAGGAAGAGTGGGAGCAGCGGCGCCAGTCGTTCCGGCCCACGCTCGGCGAAGAGGAAATCGCGTTCATCGTCAGCCGCTGGACCGGTATCCCGGTGACGCGCCTGCAGGAGGCGGAAACGTCACGCCTGCTGCGCATGGAGGACGAGTTGCACGGCACGGTGGTGGGGCAGGATGAGGCCATCAAGGCACTCGCCCGCTCCATTCGTCGAAGCCGCGCTGGGCTCAAGGATCCGCGCCGTCCGATCGGCTCGTTCATCTTCTCGGGGCCCACGGGTGTCGGCAAGACCGAGCTGGCCCGTGCACTGGCCAAGTTCCTGTTCGCCGACACGTCAGCGCTCATCCGCGTGGACATGAGCGAGTACATGGAGAAGTTCTCCGTCTCGCGACTCATCGGCGCGCCCCCGGGTTACGTGGGGTATGAAGACTCTGGCACGTTGACCAAGGCAGTGCGGCGCAAGCCGTACAGCGTGGTCCTGCTCGACGAAATCGAGAAGGCGCATCCGGATGTGTTCAACATCCTGCTGCAGGTGCTCGATGAAGGACATCTCACGGACAACTACGGCCGCGTGATCGACTTCAAGAACACCGTGGTCATCATGACCTCGAACGTCGGTGCCAAGGACATCACGAAGGGCAAGTCGCTGGGCTTCGCCACGAAGGATTCGCGCGGAGATTTCGAGCGGATTGCCGAAAAGGTGAAGGAGGAGATGGGCCGGGTCTTCAATCCGGAATTCCTGAACCGCCTGGACGACGTGATCGTGTTCCACCCGCTGGGCAAGGAGCACATCGGACAGATCGTGTCCATTCTGTTCGGCGACGTGCAGAAGCGCTTGGCTGAGGAGGAGCTCACGATCAAGCTGACGCCCGAGGCCACCGAGTTCCTGGTGGATCATGGGCACGACGAGCACTTCGGTGCCCGTCCGCTCAAGAGGGCGATCCAGCGGTATGTGGAAGACCCGCTGTCTGAAAAGATCCTGACGGGTGAGTATTCGCGTGGGGACGAAATCGAGGTGGGGGTGTCGACCACCGAGAAGGAAAAGCTGGAATTCCGCGTCCTGACGCCCACCCCGCAGGCATCCTGA
- the bamA gene encoding outer membrane protein assembly factor BamA: MLKRIPLKLVFAAAVLVTGLAPRGVRAQQESASRCMTPDSIAVRGNVRVAESRIRTEAGLQAGAPLNFPALQRVLKALYQLGEFDDAQVVCDLETVPGRVLSVLQVRERAVLGDLKVVGPDAVSERSVKDKIDLLIGRPIDPLQVARARARIDSVYEAAGYYLAQIAIDSTTMDDGRIAITYTIDEGRRLAISGIDVESKGEVSEKRVVGAMKTKPEGFWFWRKGEFDENKFVGDLGERIPDLYSRLGYVDMRIIKDTLLVDRDRGKGLVQIGIEEGPRFRVGSFEIAGNRRFPTDELRRFYPFDGQDPTLTQRVKGLIKREAAAPEGIFDQHKWDDAIEKVNNEYRNNGYLYAQIRPVMDRQFVGEDSVPTVNLRWEIDERNPAIVNRIEIIGNDFTADDCIRRQIFLVPGGPFNQAALIRSYQSISNMNFFESPMPFPDYRPINEQGDVDIVFRVKEKRTGSVNFGASMGQGGVGFGGFIGLEQPNLFGLCKSGRLNWQYGRYFNDFTATYTDPALRGSRLSGAVSAYRTQSRFIVGNLGQNIRTGAQFRLGMPVPWSLFSTFAMSYNGESATFTSGQIQNGCTRNCFRSNMGLEYTSDTRIDLPFATQGSMKTVTADFSGGPLGGTVNFQRVTTEMRAYSLLGQFGGSNPGSQPLKLTMGLTARAGSLFGNSGPFFFQQQFAVGGVMFGQMVRGYPEFSITPNGFDPSTDQYSSQPTSFGNAFMTVTGEIGLRVNQMFYLNVFSDAGNNWGSARQINPTRLFRSAGFGVSTVTPLGPLGLDMAYGFDRTKIEVSSGRVVKDPKWQFHFRLGQLF, translated from the coding sequence ATGCTCAAACGCATTCCCCTAAAGCTGGTTTTTGCGGCTGCTGTGCTGGTGACCGGGCTCGCGCCGCGTGGTGTGCGCGCGCAGCAGGAATCAGCGAGTCGCTGCATGACGCCCGATTCGATCGCGGTGCGCGGCAACGTGCGCGTCGCCGAATCCCGGATCCGTACGGAGGCCGGTCTGCAGGCGGGCGCGCCGCTGAATTTTCCGGCCCTTCAGCGCGTGCTGAAGGCGTTGTATCAGTTGGGCGAATTCGATGATGCGCAGGTCGTCTGCGATCTTGAAACCGTGCCCGGCCGCGTGCTGTCCGTGCTTCAGGTGCGTGAGCGTGCGGTGCTCGGCGACCTCAAGGTGGTGGGGCCCGATGCCGTGTCCGAGCGCTCGGTGAAGGACAAGATCGACCTGCTGATTGGTCGTCCGATCGATCCGCTCCAGGTGGCGCGGGCGCGGGCGCGCATCGACTCGGTGTACGAGGCGGCCGGCTATTATCTCGCACAGATTGCCATCGATTCCACCACGATGGACGATGGACGCATCGCGATCACCTACACGATCGACGAAGGGCGCCGTCTTGCCATCTCCGGCATCGATGTGGAGAGCAAGGGCGAAGTGAGCGAGAAGCGCGTGGTTGGCGCGATGAAGACCAAGCCTGAAGGCTTCTGGTTCTGGCGCAAAGGTGAGTTCGACGAAAACAAGTTCGTCGGTGACCTCGGGGAGCGTATCCCCGATCTCTATTCGCGCCTCGGCTATGTCGACATGCGGATCATCAAGGACACGCTCCTGGTGGATCGCGATCGTGGTAAAGGGCTGGTGCAGATCGGTATCGAAGAAGGACCGCGTTTTCGTGTAGGGTCCTTCGAGATCGCCGGCAACCGCCGATTCCCGACCGATGAGCTGCGCCGTTTCTATCCGTTCGACGGGCAGGACCCGACGCTGACGCAGCGCGTGAAGGGGCTCATCAAGCGTGAAGCCGCGGCCCCCGAAGGCATCTTCGACCAGCACAAATGGGATGATGCCATCGAGAAGGTGAACAACGAGTACCGCAACAACGGCTACCTGTACGCGCAGATCCGTCCCGTGATGGATCGTCAGTTCGTCGGCGAAGATTCGGTGCCCACGGTGAATCTCCGCTGGGAAATCGACGAACGAAATCCGGCCATCGTGAACCGCATCGAGATCATCGGCAATGATTTCACGGCTGACGATTGCATTCGTCGACAGATCTTCCTGGTGCCCGGTGGCCCGTTCAATCAGGCCGCGCTGATTCGCAGCTATCAGAGCATCAGCAACATGAATTTCTTCGAGTCCCCGATGCCGTTCCCGGACTACCGTCCGATCAACGAGCAGGGCGACGTCGATATCGTGTTCCGCGTGAAGGAGAAGCGCACGGGCAGTGTGAACTTTGGCGCCTCGATGGGTCAGGGCGGCGTGGGCTTTGGTGGTTTCATCGGGCTCGAGCAGCCCAACCTGTTTGGTCTGTGCAAGTCGGGCCGACTGAACTGGCAGTATGGTCGCTACTTCAACGACTTCACGGCCACCTATACCGATCCGGCGTTGCGTGGCTCCCGCCTGTCTGGCGCGGTGAGTGCCTACCGCACGCAGTCGCGTTTCATCGTCGGTAACCTTGGCCAGAACATCCGCACGGGCGCGCAGTTCCGCCTGGGCATGCCGGTGCCGTGGTCGCTCTTCTCCACGTTTGCGATGTCGTACAACGGCGAGTCGGCGACGTTCACCTCGGGGCAGATTCAGAACGGTTGTACGCGCAATTGTTTCCGCTCCAACATGGGGCTGGAGTACACGTCGGACACCCGTATCGATCTGCCGTTTGCCACCCAGGGGTCGATGAAGACGGTCACGGCCGACTTCAGCGGCGGCCCGCTGGGCGGTACGGTGAATTTCCAGCGCGTGACCACCGAAATGCGCGCGTATTCGCTGCTCGGTCAGTTCGGCGGCAGCAATCCGGGTTCCCAGCCGCTCAAGCTGACGATGGGCCTCACGGCCCGCGCCGGTTCCCTGTTCGGCAACTCGGGACCGTTCTTTTTCCAGCAGCAGTTTGCGGTTGGCGGTGTGATGTTTGGCCAGATGGTGCGTGGCTATCCGGAGTTTTCCATCACGCCCAACGGGTTCGATCCCTCCACGGATCAGTACAGCTCGCAGCCAACGTCCTTCGGCAATGCCTTCATGACGGTGACCGGCGAAATTGGTCTCCGGGTGAATCAGATGTTCTACCTCAACGTGTTTTCCGACGCCGGAAACAATTGGGGCTCGGCGCGCCAGATCAACCCCACGCGCCTCTTCCGTTCTGCCGGATTCGGGGTATCTACCGTAACGCCGCTGGGACCACTGGGTCTGGATATGGCCTACGGCTTTGATCGCACCAAGATCGAGGTGTCCTCAGGACGCGTCGTGAAGGACCCGAAGTGGCAGTTCCATTTCCGGCTCGGCCAGCTCTTCTAA
- a CDS encoding OmpH family outer membrane protein has protein sequence MRLRTVLATCAFVAAAPSVASAQAAQKIAYVNSSMLMQSAPGRQEAEALFQKEMGPVEAQMKKLQDSVTAMNEAYAKEEPTLSATAKEARLKTLRERETAIQIQADKIREQAQDRQEALMAPIMESLRKALDDVRMEGGYAFIFDVAVQMSYIVSADKNLDVTDRVLAKLRLSAPKASAAPAAKPPAVGPASTPAGVTTKKPPTE, from the coding sequence ATGCGCCTTCGTACCGTTCTCGCCACCTGCGCCTTTGTGGCGGCCGCGCCCTCTGTGGCCTCGGCCCAGGCCGCGCAGAAGATCGCCTATGTGAATTCATCCATGCTGATGCAGAGCGCCCCGGGCCGTCAGGAAGCCGAGGCACTCTTCCAGAAGGAGATGGGGCCGGTCGAGGCCCAGATGAAGAAGTTGCAGGATTCCGTCACCGCGATGAACGAGGCGTACGCCAAGGAAGAGCCGACGTTGTCGGCGACGGCGAAGGAAGCCCGTTTGAAGACGCTGCGTGAACGGGAGACCGCAATCCAGATTCAGGCGGACAAGATCCGTGAGCAGGCGCAGGATCGCCAGGAAGCGCTCATGGCGCCGATCATGGAGTCGCTGCGCAAGGCGCTCGATGATGTGCGCATGGAAGGTGGTTATGCGTTCATCTTCGATGTGGCCGTGCAGATGTCGTACATCGTGTCGGCGGACAAGAACCTCGACGTGACCGATCGGGTGCTCGCGAAGCTGCGTCTGTCCGCGCCGAAGGCGTCAGCCGCGCCGGCCGCCAAGCCGCCCGCTGTTGGCCCGGCGTCGACTCCAGCCGGTGTGACAACCAAGAAGCCGCCCACCGAGTGA
- the lpxD gene encoding UDP-3-O-(3-hydroxymyristoyl)glucosamine N-acyltransferase, whose product MAADSAEQRAANGGDGQTPVTAADIAAQVGGRLVGDGTVSLFGVAPLDRAREQDLSFLTHARYTAWFTDSRAAAVIMSPQFEPVVGRPAVRIIVDKPMDAMVSVLARFHRREPRAVGVHATAVVSASASIGAGVTIDPYAVIGDDVVIGDGCWIGANAVVGAGSVLGRDVRLHAQATVYPYTELGDRVVLCSGARVGREGFGFVPQANGPVRIPHSGRCILEHDVEIGANSCVDRGSVDDTIIGAGTKIDNLVQIAHNVRVGRMCFFASQAGVAGSTRIEDGVQIGGQVGLGGHLTIGSRATVAAQAGVFGDIPGGELWSGYPARPHKEALRSQAALHRLAKIIRPIEQLLKGESNP is encoded by the coding sequence GTGGCAGCAGACTCCGCCGAGCAGCGAGCGGCGAACGGCGGTGACGGGCAAACGCCTGTCACCGCCGCTGACATAGCGGCACAGGTTGGCGGGCGCCTTGTCGGCGACGGCACTGTGTCGCTGTTTGGCGTTGCGCCGCTTGATCGCGCTCGTGAACAGGATCTCAGTTTTCTGACCCATGCCCGCTACACGGCGTGGTTCACGGATTCCCGTGCCGCGGCTGTCATCATGAGCCCGCAGTTCGAGCCCGTTGTCGGTCGACCAGCGGTGCGTATCATCGTGGACAAGCCGATGGATGCGATGGTTTCGGTGCTGGCGCGATTTCATCGCCGCGAGCCACGTGCGGTTGGCGTGCATGCGACGGCGGTGGTGTCGGCCAGCGCGTCCATCGGGGCAGGGGTCACCATCGATCCGTACGCTGTCATTGGCGACGACGTGGTGATCGGCGACGGTTGCTGGATCGGAGCCAATGCCGTGGTGGGCGCCGGCAGTGTGCTGGGGCGTGATGTGCGCCTGCACGCGCAGGCCACGGTGTATCCGTACACGGAGCTGGGCGACCGCGTGGTGTTGTGCAGTGGCGCGCGCGTGGGGCGTGAGGGGTTCGGTTTTGTGCCGCAGGCCAACGGCCCTGTGCGCATCCCCCACAGCGGACGCTGCATCCTGGAGCACGATGTGGAGATCGGTGCCAACAGTTGCGTCGATCGGGGCAGTGTCGATGACACGATCATCGGTGCTGGTACCAAGATCGACAACCTGGTGCAGATCGCACACAACGTTCGTGTGGGCCGCATGTGCTTTTTTGCGTCGCAGGCGGGCGTGGCGGGATCAACCCGTATCGAAGACGGTGTGCAAATCGGCGGACAGGTGGGGCTGGGCGGACACCTCACCATCGGTTCGCGGGCGACCGTGGCGGCGCAGGCCGGGGTGTTCGGTGATATCCCCGGGGGAGAATTGTGGTCCGGCTATCCGGCACGGCCTCACAAGGAGGCGCTCCGATCGCAGGCGGCACTCCATCGCTTGGCCAAGATCATCCGACCGATCGAGCAGTTGCTCAAGGGAGAATCCAACCCATGA
- the lpxC gene encoding UDP-3-O-acyl-N-acetylglucosamine deacetylase produces the protein MIARAAEPSGPSRECTASMGGERRTIAGVASVQGIGLHLGQPCTLTFRPAPACHGIVFRRMDLPGTPTIPARIDVAVQAERRTQLGTGEAALHTVEHVLAAVGGLAIDDLLIDMDGPEPPIMDGSAKAFLDALTEAGVVTHPGRVDWLVLRKSIRVVDGESVYEAHPALDYSLDVDIDFPHPLIGHQAGHYRVTAEGFRRDLADARTFGFLHEVDALRAKGLIQGASTANAVVLDAAGVVDTTLRWPDEFVRHKALDCVGDLVLAGARVRARIIAHKPSHRGTVALVRALVQHAVREPAVYTIEDILQVLPHRYPFLLVDRILELEEGKRIVGLKNVTINEPFFQGHFPGHPIMPGVLIIEAMAQVGGMLLMRTVTDPSTKVVYFMSLDNVKFRRPVKPGDQLRFEMEVLQMRGTMCKMRGVAYVDGQVVTEAEMAAMVRDR, from the coding sequence ATGATCGCCCGAGCCGCAGAACCCTCCGGCCCTTCACGCGAATGCACGGCCTCCATGGGCGGTGAGCGGCGCACGATTGCCGGTGTGGCCTCGGTGCAGGGGATCGGGCTGCACCTGGGGCAACCGTGCACGTTGACCTTTCGTCCGGCACCGGCTTGTCACGGGATTGTGTTTCGCCGCATGGATCTGCCGGGAACGCCGACCATTCCGGCACGTATCGACGTGGCGGTGCAGGCCGAGCGACGCACCCAGTTGGGCACCGGTGAGGCCGCGCTGCACACCGTCGAACATGTCCTGGCGGCCGTTGGCGGATTGGCGATCGATGATTTGCTCATCGACATGGACGGCCCTGAGCCGCCCATCATGGATGGGAGCGCGAAGGCCTTTCTCGATGCGCTCACGGAGGCCGGGGTGGTCACACATCCCGGGCGCGTGGATTGGTTGGTTCTGCGGAAGTCCATTCGTGTGGTGGACGGCGAATCGGTGTACGAAGCGCATCCGGCGCTCGACTATTCGCTGGACGTGGATATCGACTTTCCGCACCCCCTCATCGGGCATCAGGCGGGCCACTACCGGGTCACCGCCGAAGGGTTTCGGCGTGACCTTGCCGATGCACGCACCTTCGGGTTCCTGCATGAGGTGGACGCGCTTCGCGCGAAGGGATTGATTCAGGGGGCATCGACCGCGAACGCAGTCGTGCTCGACGCCGCGGGGGTCGTGGACACGACACTCCGCTGGCCAGACGAATTCGTTCGGCACAAGGCGCTCGATTGTGTGGGCGACCTGGTGCTGGCCGGTGCACGCGTTCGCGCGCGCATCATTGCTCACAAGCCGAGTCATCGGGGCACAGTCGCCCTGGTTCGTGCGCTCGTGCAACACGCAGTCCGGGAGCCCGCCGTGTACACCATCGAAGACATCCTGCAGGTCCTGCCGCATCGTTATCCGTTCCTGCTCGTCGATCGCATCCTCGAACTCGAGGAAGGCAAGCGCATCGTGGGGCTCAAGAACGTGACGATCAACGAGCCGTTCTTTCAGGGACACTTCCCTGGGCATCCGATCATGCCGGGGGTGCTCATCATCGAAGCGATGGCCCAGGTGGGTGGCATGCTGCTGATGCGCACGGTGACCGACCCGAGCACGAAGGTCGTGTACTTCATGTCGCTCGACAATGTGAAGTTCCGTCGTCCGGTGAAGCCGGGAGATCAGTTGCGTTTCGAGATGGAAGTGCTGCAGATGCGTGGCACGATGTGCAAGATGCGTGGTGTCGCCTACGTGGACGGACAGGTGGTGACCGAAGCCGAAATGGCGGCGATGGTTCGCGATCGATGA
- the lpxA gene encoding acyl-ACP--UDP-N-acetylglucosamine O-acyltransferase, which produces MNAEITPGIHPTALIDPSAEIGRDVEIGPWVIIGPQVTVGDGSQVSARATLERNVRIGERVRVGIGAVLGGDPQDLKYRGEETWVDIGDDTVIREYATINRATAHSVTTKVGKHCFIMSYVHLAHDCLLEDHVMISNGTQLAGHVFVEDHAIISGLCAIHQFVRIGRHSFIGGASRVPQDVPPFVRAVGNPLKLFGLNSVGLQRSGFDEAVLRELKRAYRFCFRSDLNLSQGVEQARAEVELVPEVQQFLEFIEASRRGVGF; this is translated from the coding sequence ATGAACGCCGAGATCACTCCAGGTATTCACCCCACGGCGCTGATCGATCCGAGTGCCGAGATCGGCCGCGATGTGGAGATCGGGCCGTGGGTGATCATCGGCCCGCAGGTGACGGTTGGCGATGGCTCGCAGGTGTCGGCGCGCGCCACTCTCGAACGCAATGTGCGGATCGGGGAGCGTGTGCGCGTGGGCATTGGTGCCGTGCTCGGAGGCGACCCGCAGGATCTCAAGTATCGCGGTGAAGAGACGTGGGTGGACATTGGCGATGACACGGTGATCCGTGAATACGCCACCATCAACCGCGCCACCGCGCACTCGGTGACGACCAAGGTCGGCAAACACTGCTTCATCATGAGCTATGTGCACCTGGCGCATGATTGTCTGCTGGAGGATCACGTGATGATCTCCAACGGCACGCAGCTCGCCGGTCATGTCTTCGTGGAAGATCACGCCATCATCTCCGGGCTCTGCGCCATCCATCAGTTCGTGCGCATCGGCCGGCACTCCTTCATCGGGGGCGCTTCGCGCGTGCCTCAGGATGTGCCACCGTTCGTTCGGGCCGTGGGAAACCCACTCAAACTGTTCGGCCTCAACTCGGTCGGGCTGCAGCGTAGTGGATTCGACGAAGCGGTGCTGCGGGAGCTCAAGCGCGCGTATCGGTTCTGCTTCCGCTCGGATCTCAATCTGTCGCAAGGGGTGGAACAAGCGCGGGCCGAGGTGGAGTTGGTGCCGGAAGTGCAGCAGTTCCTGGAGTTCATCGAAGCGAGCCGACGGGGCGTCGGTTTCTGA
- a CDS encoding Gfo/Idh/MocA family oxidoreductase, with amino-acid sequence MQAGQQRAQFVGPDAPRIGVVGAGGLGMHHVRILRDLCGPRFVGFVDENPGRATEVASQYGVTSYGSLERLLADVDAVSIVVPTRSHHAVAARALAMGKHVFVEKPFTVTLEEADELLAMAASAGVVLQVGHVERFNRAVRAAMPYVDGPRFIESDRLAPFSPRGADVAVVLDLMIHDLDLVHTLVGTRVADVQAMGIPVLTPQVDIANARLTFANGAVANITASRVSRERLRKLRLFQRSGYLSLDLAAGTGEFFRLRGDFDPMQLARAPRALEDFVERVQLDAPEGEPLVMELSQFLGAVMGRNPIAVTGQEGREALEAALRIVAAIDAAQNVMGHPTLLSAHGAPRA; translated from the coding sequence ATGCAGGCAGGTCAGCAGCGTGCGCAGTTTGTCGGACCGGACGCGCCCCGAATCGGGGTCGTTGGTGCGGGAGGACTGGGCATGCATCATGTGCGTATTCTCCGCGATCTCTGCGGTCCGAGATTCGTCGGCTTTGTCGACGAAAATCCGGGGCGGGCCACTGAAGTGGCTTCTCAGTACGGCGTGACCTCGTATGGCTCACTGGAGCGCCTGCTGGCCGATGTGGACGCCGTATCCATCGTGGTGCCCACCCGCTCGCATCATGCGGTTGCGGCCAGGGCGCTGGCGATGGGCAAACATGTCTTCGTGGAGAAGCCGTTCACGGTGACCCTCGAAGAAGCCGATGAACTGCTGGCCATGGCCGCGTCGGCCGGCGTGGTGTTGCAGGTGGGGCATGTGGAGCGATTCAATCGGGCCGTGCGCGCGGCGATGCCCTACGTGGATGGCCCACGATTCATCGAGAGTGATCGACTCGCGCCGTTCAGTCCGCGTGGGGCCGACGTCGCGGTTGTACTCGATCTCATGATTCACGATCTCGACCTCGTGCACACGCTGGTGGGAACCCGTGTGGCCGATGTGCAGGCGATGGGCATTCCGGTCTTGACGCCACAGGTCGATATCGCCAATGCGCGGCTCACGTTTGCCAACGGCGCGGTGGCCAACATCACGGCGAGTCGTGTATCGCGTGAACGCCTGCGGAAGTTGCGGCTTTTCCAGCGCAGCGGATATCTCTCGCTGGATCTGGCGGCCGGAACCGGAGAGTTCTTTCGCCTGCGTGGTGATTTTGATCCCATGCAACTCGCACGGGCACCGCGGGCCCTCGAGGACTTTGTGGAGCGGGTTCAGCTCGACGCCCCCGAAGGGGAGCCGCTGGTCATGGAGCTGTCGCAGTTTCTCGGCGCGGTGATGGGTCGCAATCCCATTGCCGTCACGGGGCAGGAGGGACGCGAAGCACTCGAAGCCGCGCTCCGTATCGTGGCTGCCATCGACGCCGCGCAGAATGTGATGGGACATCCCACGCTGCTATCGGCACACGGAGCCCCGCGTGCGTGA